Proteins from one Polynucleobacter wuianus genomic window:
- a CDS encoding 4a-hydroxytetrahydrobiopterin dehydratase codes for MSRQPLPKDYDFQASIPLWRLEGIQISREFIFKDFKEAFAFMTLCAQYAEEIDHHPDWSNSWNKVVVHLSTHSAKALTELDIQMAKAMDAIALQVLT; via the coding sequence ATGAGTAGACAACCCTTACCAAAAGACTATGACTTTCAAGCCTCTATTCCTTTGTGGAGACTAGAGGGTATTCAAATTTCTCGCGAGTTTATTTTTAAAGACTTCAAAGAGGCTTTTGCTTTTATGACGCTCTGCGCGCAATACGCTGAAGAAATTGATCATCACCCTGATTGGAGTAATTCTTGGAATAAGGTGGTGGTGCACTTGAGTACCCATTCAGCAAAAGCGCTTACCGAGTTGGATATTCAGATGGCAAAAGCAATGGATGCAATTGCCTTACAAGTCCTAACTTAG
- a CDS encoding (2Fe-2S)-binding protein has protein sequence MQLNINGQTQNIDVEPNMPLLWAIREVVGLTGTKYGCGVAQCGACTVYMNGEPVRSCSIPVSAVGAAKITTIESLSKDNSHPVQQAWIALDVPQCGYCQSGQVMAAAALLKRIPKPTDADIDNAMSNICRCGTYQKIRDGIHVASGQKKLAEVLAQYQASPATRG, from the coding sequence ATGCAGCTAAATATCAATGGGCAGACCCAGAATATCGACGTAGAGCCTAATATGCCCTTGTTATGGGCTATTCGAGAAGTAGTTGGATTAACGGGCACAAAATATGGTTGTGGAGTCGCTCAATGCGGCGCCTGTACGGTCTATATGAATGGTGAACCTGTGCGCTCCTGTTCGATCCCGGTATCCGCAGTAGGTGCTGCCAAGATCACCACGATCGAATCGCTTTCCAAAGACAACTCACACCCAGTTCAGCAAGCTTGGATTGCTTTAGATGTGCCTCAATGTGGCTACTGTCAGTCTGGTCAAGTGATGGCTGCTGCAGCTTTATTAAAGAGAATCCCAAAACCAACCGATGCAGATATTGATAACGCGATGTCCAACATTTGTCGTTGCGGTACTTATCAAAAAATTCGGGATGGCATTCATGTTGCCTCTGGTCAGAAAAAACTAGCAGAAGTGTTGGCGCAATACCAAGCTTCTCCTGCAACACGTGGTTAA
- a CDS encoding DUF2889 domain-containing protein codes for MLSTPKPRSLLHTREITFQGFEREDSLWDIEGHLRDFKTKPFITGTKTWQPGEAFHDMWVRLTLNTELVIQDIEVAMDGHPHPECPHVIPSMDGLIGERLGKGWRKTIQTHLGGIAGCTHLRELLNSLATAAFQAIPGALFDPDESKPPLYLGTCKSWDFNGPVVMRIYPQFYRWKDQDNKS; via the coding sequence ATGCTCTCGACTCCTAAACCCCGATCACTACTACACACCCGAGAAATTACCTTTCAAGGTTTTGAAAGGGAAGATAGCCTATGGGATATTGAAGGTCATCTCAGGGATTTCAAGACAAAGCCATTTATTACTGGTACGAAAACCTGGCAACCTGGCGAGGCTTTCCATGATATGTGGGTACGCCTTACTTTAAATACTGAATTGGTTATTCAAGATATCGAAGTAGCCATGGATGGCCACCCCCACCCTGAATGCCCTCATGTCATTCCATCTATGGATGGGTTGATTGGTGAGCGCTTAGGTAAAGGATGGCGCAAAACCATCCAAACCCATTTAGGCGGAATTGCCGGCTGCACTCACTTACGTGAACTACTCAATAGCCTTGCAACCGCAGCCTTTCAGGCAATTCCAGGGGCGCTATTTGATCCCGACGAAAGCAAGCCACCCCTCTATTTAGGCACCTGCAAATCGTGGGACTTCAATGGCCCCGTGGTGATGCGTATCTATCCGCAGTTTTACCGCTGGAAAGATCAAGACAACAAGTCTTAA
- a CDS encoding SDR family NAD(P)-dependent oxidoreductase: MEHTVLVTGATAGFGEATARRFLAHGHKVIAVGRRTDRLEALKTSLPADQQKKLLTLAIDVCDSAKVDALASNLPAEFAKVTVLVNNAGLALGLEPAHKAFLSDWDKMIDTNIKGLVHMSRAFLPGMVERKCGHVINLGSVAANYPYPGGNVYGGTKAFVKQFSLNLRADLIGTPVRVTCIEPGMCAGTEFSNVRFKGDDDKASKVYDGVKALSADDVAEAIYWSATLPSHMNINVLELMPVQQAFNPFNIHRGEL; encoded by the coding sequence ATGGAACATACTGTTTTAGTGACTGGCGCTACTGCTGGTTTTGGTGAAGCAACTGCGCGTCGATTTTTAGCACATGGCCACAAAGTGATTGCGGTTGGCAGAAGAACCGATCGTCTAGAGGCTCTCAAAACATCTTTGCCAGCAGACCAACAGAAAAAATTATTAACTCTCGCTATAGATGTTTGTGATAGCGCCAAAGTAGATGCATTAGCAAGTAACTTGCCTGCTGAATTTGCCAAAGTCACCGTTCTTGTGAATAACGCTGGTCTCGCTTTAGGTCTCGAGCCTGCACACAAGGCTTTCTTGAGCGACTGGGACAAAATGATCGATACCAACATTAAAGGTTTGGTTCATATGAGCCGTGCATTCTTGCCTGGTATGGTCGAGCGAAAGTGCGGCCATGTGATTAATTTGGGGTCAGTAGCGGCGAACTATCCATATCCTGGTGGCAATGTTTACGGTGGCACGAAAGCATTTGTAAAGCAGTTCAGCTTGAACTTGCGTGCTGATTTAATCGGGACCCCAGTGCGTGTGACATGTATTGAACCTGGTATGTGTGCGGGCACAGAGTTTTCAAATGTGCGCTTTAAGGGCGACGATGATAAAGCGAGTAAGGTTTATGACGGTGTAAAAGCTTTAAGTGCTGACGATGTTGCTGAAGCAATTTATTGGTCAGCTACTTTGCCAAGCCACATGAATATTAATGTTTTAGAACTTATGCCAGTTCAACAAGCATTTAATCCATTCAATATTCACCGCGGAGAGCTTTAA
- a CDS encoding pseudouridine synthase, producing the protein MAKPISLEKILFSQGFGTRRYCSDLVYADLVKVNGVVAEDPEERIPTEGLILNVEGKDWEYHEKAYIAFNKPPNYECSHKTTHHPSIYSLLPAPFVERGLQCVGRLDYDTTGLLLISDDGQFIHKMTTPKKNIGKVYEITTPDPITQYQIDHLMNGVILDDDPRPCYATACKQVSENVLAMTIVEGRYHQVKRMMAAVGNHVAKLHRTEIGAYVMPADLAEGQWRWLYEDDLKQLSQSVDAK; encoded by the coding sequence ATGGCCAAACCAATTTCCCTTGAAAAAATCTTATTTAGCCAAGGCTTTGGCACCAGGCGCTATTGCAGTGATTTGGTTTATGCCGATCTGGTGAAGGTCAATGGGGTTGTGGCTGAAGATCCTGAAGAGCGTATTCCAACTGAAGGTCTCATACTCAATGTTGAGGGCAAAGATTGGGAGTATCACGAAAAAGCCTATATTGCTTTTAATAAGCCGCCTAACTATGAGTGCTCTCATAAAACGACACACCATCCTAGTATTTACAGCTTATTACCAGCCCCTTTTGTAGAGCGCGGTTTGCAATGCGTAGGACGCTTGGACTATGACACCACAGGATTGTTGTTGATTTCTGATGATGGTCAATTCATTCATAAAATGACCACCCCTAAAAAGAATATTGGTAAGGTGTATGAGATCACGACCCCCGACCCCATTACGCAATACCAAATCGATCACCTGATGAATGGCGTTATATTGGATGATGATCCACGGCCATGCTATGCAACAGCCTGTAAACAAGTTTCAGAAAATGTCTTGGCAATGACTATCGTTGAGGGTCGCTATCACCAGGTAAAGCGAATGATGGCCGCAGTGGGCAATCATGTGGCTAAATTACACCGTACAGAAATTGGTGCTTATGTCATGCCGGCTGATTTAGCGGAAGGTCAGTGGCGCTGGCTTTATGAAGATGATTTAAAGCAGTTATCACAAAGTGTGGATGCAAAATGA